From the genome of Schaalia dentiphila ATCC 17982, one region includes:
- the pth gene encoding aminoacyl-tRNA hydrolase, producing MTTDGPWLVVGLGNPGAQYAFTRHNVGYLTLDVLASRGGATLTSHRSRTHTADVRLGIGPGGVPGPRVILARSDSYMNTSGGPISALATFHKIDPSRILVIHDDMDLPAHTLRLKVGGGEGGHNGLKSLSQHLGTRDYARLRIGVGRPPGRMDPADYVLATLPSKERSEWDVTFEQAADVVEDIVTKGFAPTQMALHTGS from the coding sequence ATGACGACTGACGGACCGTGGCTCGTCGTCGGGTTGGGTAACCCCGGCGCACAGTATGCCTTCACCCGACACAACGTTGGGTACTTGACCCTCGACGTGCTCGCCTCGCGCGGCGGCGCGACCCTGACCTCGCACCGCTCGCGCACGCACACCGCCGATGTCCGCTTAGGGATCGGCCCCGGCGGCGTGCCTGGACCCCGCGTGATTCTCGCGCGTTCCGACAGCTACATGAACACCTCCGGCGGTCCGATCAGCGCGCTCGCCACCTTCCACAAGATCGACCCCTCGCGCATCCTCGTCATCCACGACGACATGGACCTGCCTGCGCACACGCTGCGCCTCAAGGTCGGCGGCGGAGAGGGCGGTCATAATGGCCTGAAGTCCCTCAGCCAGCACCTGGGCACGCGCGACTACGCGCGCCTGCGCATCGGCGTGGGCCGCCCGCCGGGGCGCATGGACCCCGCCGACTACGTGCTCGCCACCCTGCCCTCCAAGGAACGCTCCGAATGGGACGTGACCTTTGAGCAGGCCGCCGACGTCGTCGAAGACATCGTGACCAAGGGATTTGCTCCCACCCAGATGGCCCTGCACACCGGGTCCTGA
- a CDS encoding SGNH/GDSL hydrolase family protein, giving the protein MGISKRAWQVAGAAAGGASLFGGGLAIGRLLRLDSQRGDYRKAWENHNLATLDRLRELDEHPEGERPYLIVSLGDSSVQGVGASRVTESYPACLASSIAAQMDREVLLLNLSLSGATIESVELTQIPQMRGLGLLDGPYRPDLVTLTIGGNDVMTEDMAPGQFEERLRRVLAFLPADALVSTIPSFGIMPQESRAQGMSDRIAFAVSDSDAHLVDLRSLTQEYSLPTYTFAYHAADFFHPNSAAYTKWAQLFADAWATSRREAAPVVEDAPQWDMLSARVAQSEYDD; this is encoded by the coding sequence ATGGGGATCAGCAAACGAGCATGGCAGGTAGCGGGCGCGGCAGCCGGCGGTGCGAGCCTCTTTGGCGGCGGCCTGGCGATTGGACGCCTCCTGCGGCTGGATTCCCAGCGCGGTGACTACCGCAAGGCATGGGAGAACCACAACCTGGCGACCCTGGACCGCCTGCGTGAGCTCGACGAGCATCCCGAGGGTGAGCGTCCCTACCTGATCGTCTCCCTCGGCGACTCCTCCGTGCAGGGTGTGGGCGCCTCGCGCGTCACCGAGTCCTACCCGGCCTGCCTCGCCTCCTCGATCGCCGCTCAGATGGATCGCGAGGTCCTTCTGCTCAACCTGTCCCTCTCCGGGGCCACGATCGAGTCCGTGGAACTCACTCAGATCCCGCAGATGCGCGGCCTGGGCCTCCTGGACGGCCCCTACCGCCCCGACCTGGTGACGCTGACCATCGGCGGCAACGACGTCATGACCGAGGACATGGCCCCCGGCCAGTTCGAAGAGCGCCTGCGTCGAGTCCTCGCCTTCCTGCCTGCCGACGCGCTCGTCTCCACGATCCCGTCCTTCGGCATCATGCCCCAGGAAAGTCGTGCGCAGGGCATGTCCGACCGTATCGCGTTCGCCGTCTCCGACAGCGACGCGCACCTTGTCGACCTGCGTTCCCTCACCCAGGAATACTCCCTGCCGACCTACACGTTCGCCTACCACGCTGCGGACTTCTTCCACCCGAATTCGGCGGCGTACACCAAGTGGGCCCAGCTCTTCGCAGACGCGTGGGCCACGTCTCGACGTGAGGCAGCCCCCGTCGTCGAGGATGCCCCCCAGTGGGACATGCTCTCGGCGCGGGTGGCACAATCGGAGTATGACGACTGA
- the galK gene encoding galactokinase, producing the protein MTDLVWADAATPDEGAAQAADLFRDAFGYEPRGVWSAPGRVNIIGEHVDYNGGPCVPIALPHRAYVALSPREDRTIRLISPQTREAIDVLDLDVIGPKGTPGEVANHWTAYLAGVAWALEQAGYGPLPGFDAALWSCVPLGGGLSSSAALECATAVALDEVGSLGLAGTIEAPNDEGRKVLVDAARAAENQVAGANTGGLDQTASLRCREGHALALDCRDMSTRQVPFDLSAVGLELLVIDTRAKHSLADGQYGSRRADCEESARILGVGQLVDVEDLDEATAALGNERLAARTRHVVSEIARTRAFIELLDEGPLEGTRLAVAGALLNDSHDSLRDDYEVSCEELDVAVEAARAAGAHGARMTGGGFGGSAIALVDAHAVEGVARAVAASYAERGWEPPHFIRSLPGAPAGRLD; encoded by the coding sequence GTGACTGATCTCGTGTGGGCCGACGCCGCTACTCCCGATGAAGGGGCCGCGCAGGCCGCAGACCTGTTCCGTGACGCGTTTGGCTACGAGCCTCGGGGCGTGTGGAGCGCGCCCGGGCGCGTCAACATCATCGGCGAGCACGTGGACTACAACGGCGGTCCGTGCGTTCCGATCGCACTGCCGCACCGCGCCTACGTGGCGCTGTCGCCTCGTGAGGATCGGACGATTCGCCTGATTTCGCCGCAGACGCGCGAGGCGATCGACGTCCTCGATCTCGACGTGATCGGTCCGAAGGGAACCCCCGGCGAGGTCGCTAACCACTGGACCGCCTATCTCGCCGGTGTCGCGTGGGCCCTCGAGCAGGCTGGATATGGACCGCTGCCCGGTTTTGACGCGGCTCTGTGGTCGTGCGTGCCCCTGGGAGGTGGCCTGTCGTCGAGCGCCGCGCTCGAGTGTGCGACTGCGGTTGCCCTCGACGAAGTGGGCTCGCTGGGTCTTGCGGGCACGATCGAGGCCCCCAACGACGAGGGGCGCAAGGTGCTCGTGGATGCCGCGCGCGCCGCGGAAAACCAGGTGGCGGGCGCGAACACGGGTGGCCTGGACCAGACGGCGTCCCTGCGCTGCCGCGAGGGGCACGCGCTGGCCCTCGACTGCCGCGACATGTCGACGCGCCAGGTTCCCTTTGACCTGAGCGCGGTGGGTCTCGAGCTTCTCGTCATCGATACGCGTGCCAAGCATTCGCTGGCGGACGGCCAGTACGGGTCGCGCCGCGCGGACTGCGAGGAATCGGCGCGCATCCTGGGAGTGGGCCAGCTCGTGGACGTTGAGGATCTGGATGAGGCCACGGCCGCGCTGGGTAATGAGCGCTTGGCCGCCCGCACTCGCCACGTCGTCTCCGAAATCGCACGCACGCGCGCCTTCATTGAACTTCTCGATGAGGGGCCGCTGGAGGGCACGCGTCTGGCGGTCGCGGGCGCTCTCCTGAACGATTCGCACGACTCGCTGCGCGACGACTACGAGGTCTCCTGTGAGGAGCTGGATGTGGCCGTGGAGGCTGCCCGCGCCGCGGGCGCGCATGGTGCGCGAATGACGGGCGGTGGCTTCGGCGGAAGTGCGATCGCGCTCGTCGACGCGCACGCCGTGGAGGGTGTGGCACGAGCCGTCGCGGCCTCCTACGCGGAGCGAGGCTGGGAGCCTCCCCACTTCATCCGATCCCTCCCGGGAGCTCCCGCCGGACGCCTGGACTGA